From Pseudonocardia autotrophica, one genomic window encodes:
- a CDS encoding hydantoinase B/oxoprolinase family protein, whose amino-acid sequence MTALRDLTDEQFAARYHSDRFTAGVLGNRMRYVVDHMCAGLLNNAFSSILRDWYDFGATIAGPPEQGYQMSTVSNSLAVFLGTMGDAVRNTIEEYGPEEVEEGDIIIANDPYRVGNHVNDMCFIRPVFHDGRIISFVTIRAHQLDMGGVVPAGFSATKRNSYENGLVISPMRLYIKDKPVRSTFNLIFDNARMAALLHPDMKSIYQALLLAERLILESVARYGVDAYLGAISYTCDASAEAMSTALRESIPDGVYEAEEGIDADGVDDSITYQLKIRISKQDDRVEVDLSGTSEQARSSVNATALDAKTAIAVGIKMLIDQTTPFNAGSFRNIDVVVPPGTICSATPPDGCVFLYWESTMPVLQAVYRALSTVLGVNAVGGDYGSLMLHNANGVTEDGMPWTTVAECGGEHGPWGATKAGDGDSYMVAQLINNIDPATEAIEANSPVVVLRKEYAADTAGVGTNRGGASVRRDTLYLRDAEHWSSPLHTKKPSGVGAYGGGEGVAQACWMFPPESFDIARTQDLLGTGPEVYATSQPIAGVLDPQTKVLDPDGEYHYFASTPIWRTKPRTIFRYQTGGGGGWGDPLEREPERVMHDVRDEYLTIEGAYRYYGVVVEGNPLTHPEQLTIDAAATEARRAEMRAGSGAAH is encoded by the coding sequence GTGACCGCGCTGCGCGACCTCACCGACGAGCAGTTCGCCGCTCGTTACCACTCCGACCGATTCACCGCCGGTGTGCTGGGTAACCGGATGCGCTACGTGGTCGACCACATGTGCGCCGGCCTGCTGAACAACGCCTTCTCGTCCATCCTGCGGGACTGGTACGACTTCGGTGCCACCATCGCGGGCCCGCCGGAGCAGGGCTACCAGATGAGCACGGTGAGCAACTCGCTCGCGGTGTTCCTCGGGACGATGGGCGACGCCGTCCGCAACACCATCGAGGAGTACGGGCCGGAGGAGGTCGAGGAAGGCGACATCATCATCGCCAACGATCCCTACCGGGTGGGCAACCACGTCAACGACATGTGCTTCATCCGCCCCGTCTTCCACGACGGCCGGATCATCTCGTTCGTCACCATCCGCGCCCACCAGCTGGACATGGGCGGGGTGGTTCCGGCCGGGTTCAGCGCCACCAAGCGCAACTCGTACGAGAACGGTCTGGTCATCAGCCCGATGCGGCTGTACATCAAGGACAAGCCGGTCCGCTCCACCTTCAACCTGATCTTCGACAACGCGCGGATGGCCGCGCTGCTCCACCCGGACATGAAGAGCATCTACCAGGCGCTGTTGCTCGCCGAGCGGCTGATCCTGGAGAGCGTGGCCCGCTACGGCGTCGACGCCTATCTCGGTGCCATCTCCTACACCTGCGACGCGTCGGCCGAGGCGATGAGCACCGCGCTGCGCGAGTCCATCCCGGACGGTGTCTACGAGGCCGAGGAGGGCATCGACGCCGACGGGGTCGACGACTCGATCACCTACCAGCTCAAGATCCGGATCTCCAAGCAGGACGACCGGGTGGAGGTGGACCTGTCCGGCACCTCCGAGCAGGCCCGGAGCTCGGTGAACGCCACGGCGCTCGACGCCAAGACGGCCATCGCCGTCGGCATCAAGATGCTGATCGACCAGACCACGCCGTTCAACGCGGGCTCGTTCCGCAACATCGACGTGGTGGTGCCACCTGGCACGATCTGCAGCGCCACCCCGCCGGACGGCTGCGTCTTCCTGTACTGGGAGTCCACGATGCCGGTGCTGCAGGCGGTGTACCGGGCGTTGTCGACGGTGCTCGGCGTCAATGCCGTCGGCGGCGACTACGGCTCGCTGATGCTGCACAACGCCAACGGCGTCACCGAGGACGGCATGCCGTGGACCACCGTCGCCGAGTGCGGCGGCGAGCACGGCCCGTGGGGCGCGACGAAGGCAGGCGACGGCGACAGCTACATGGTCGCCCAGCTGATCAACAACATCGACCCGGCGACCGAGGCCATCGAGGCCAACTCGCCGGTCGTGGTGCTGCGCAAGGAGTACGCCGCGGACACCGCGGGCGTCGGCACGAACCGCGGGGGCGCCTCGGTCCGCCGGGACACGCTGTACCTGCGCGACGCCGAGCACTGGTCCAGCCCGCTGCACACCAAGAAGCCCAGCGGCGTCGGGGCCTACGGCGGCGGTGAGGGCGTGGCCCAGGCGTGCTGGATGTTCCCCCCGGAGAGCTTCGACATCGCCCGCACCCAGGATCTGCTGGGCACCGGTCCCGAGGTCTACGCGACCTCGCAGCCGATCGCGGGCGTGCTGGATCCGCAGACCAAGGTGCTGGACCCGGACGGCGAGTACCACTACTTCGCCTCGACCCCGATCTGGCGCACGAAGCCCCGCACGATCTTCCGTTACCAGACCGGCGGCGGGGGTGGCTGGGGCGATCCGCTGGAGCGGGAGCCCGAGCGCGTCATGCACGACGTCCGCGACGAGTACCTCACGATCGAGGGCGCGTACCGCTACTACGGCGTCGTCGTGGAGGGGAACCCGCTGACCCACCCGGAGCAGCTGACGATCGACGCCGCGGCCACCGAGGCCCGCCGGGCCGAGATGCGGGCCGGATCGGGGGCGGCGCACTGA